A genomic segment from Lutzomyia longipalpis isolate SR_M1_2022 chromosome 3, ASM2433408v1 encodes:
- the LOC129791772 gene encoding aldehyde dehydrogenase, dimeric NADP-preferring isoform X1: MYTKKDTEMDSTAVEIETELFGEVPQQRPETQSSLSTINSLANDIESALVTEMNNTNIANGNGIIHNGYHPEKSASAVIEIYDDKDTFTNEKKMSTYDDIMQRAHAAFASGKTRDVDFREKQLKQLMRLYEENQTEMEAALAADLRRHKQESDILEIEFLKNDLTNTLINLRDWTKPVKPEKTFVNMLDGVYIYKEPFGVVLVMGAWNYPLQLTLLPVAAAIAAGNCVVIKPSEVSPNCAKFIADKVPRYLDNECYPVILGGIPETTELLKQKFDYIFYTGSTRVGKIVHAAANENLTPVTLELGGKSPCYVDGSCNIAYATRRILWGKLINAGQTCIAPDYILCSKEVQGKFLEEARKVLLEWYGKDTKNSPDLCRIVNSRNYQRLVQLLKSGTVALGGKTDADERFIEPTILIDVKATDPIMQEEIFGPILPIVNVENAYDAIKFINSRDKPLSLYIFSEKKEDSKLFLKNTSSGSVCVNDTIMQIGVESLPFGGIGMSGMGFYHGKFSFDTFSHMKSCLVKNFNPIGEKLASGRYPPYSESKTQFLASLMRKRRGIPTKYLSHLFAFGLGVAVVILTNALLKVNARNRASWNMLVKIQNAFNLFFQRSHN, from the exons ATGTACACGAAAAAAGACACAGAAATGGACTCGACTGCAGTTGAGATTGAGACGGAGCTTTTTGGTGAGGTCCCACAGCAACGCCCGGAAACGCAATCATCTCTCTCCACGATCAACAGTCTCGCGAATGACATTGAATCTGCTCTTGTAACTGAAATGAATAACACCAATATCGCCAATGGCAATGGTATCATTCACAATGGGTATCATCCAGAAAAGTCAGCCTCAGCAGTCATTGAAATCTACGACGATAAAG ACACATTCACCAACGAGAAGAAGATGTCCACATATGACGAT ATTATGCAAAGAGCCCATGCCGCCTTTGCGAGTGGCAAAACCAGAGATGTGGACTTCAG agagaAGCAATTGAAACAACTGATGAGACTCTATGAGGAAAATCAAACGGAGATGGAAGCTGCACTGGCGGCAGATTTGAGGCGTCACAAGCAGGAATCagatattttggaaattgaatttctcaagaatGATCTGACGAATACACTGATTAATTTGCGGGATTGGACAAAACCAGTAAag CCTGAGAAGACTTTTGTAAATATGCTGGATGGCGTATATATCTACAAGGAACCCTTCGGTGTGGTCCTGGTGATGGGAGCATGGAATTATCCACTCCAATTGACCCTCTTGCCCGTTGCAGCGGCAATTGCGGCGGGAAATTGTGTTGTTATCAAACCCAGTGAAGTATCACCGAACTGCGCAAAGTTCATTGCCGATAAGGTACCTCGGTATCTGGACAATGAGTGCTACCCTGTAATCTTGGGCGGTATCCCAGAGACGACAGAGCTGCTGAAGCAGAAATTTGACTATATCTTCTACACGGGTTCCACACGTGTGGGAAAAATCGTTCATGCGGCTGCCAATGAGAACCTCACGCCGGTCACACTGGAATTGGGTGGAAAGAGCCCATGCTATGTGGATGGCTCATGCAACATTGCCTATGCAACACGACGAATTCTCTGGGGGAAGCTCATTAATGCCGGGCAGACGTGCATAGCCCCTGACTATATATTGTGCTCCAAGGAAGTTCAGGGGAAATTCCTCGAGGAAGCACGAAAGGTTCTCCTTGAGTGGTATGGGAAGGATACGAAAAATAGCCCAGATTTGTGTCGTATTGTCAATTCACGCAACTACCAGCGTCTTGTGCAGCTCCTTAAATCGGGAACTGTAGCCCTGGGCGGGAAGACGGATGCCGATGAGAGATTTATTGAGCCAACAATTCTCATTGATGTGAAGGCAACAGACCCAATAATGCAGGAGGAGATCTTCGGACCGATTTTGCCCATTGTCAATGTCGAGAATGCATATGATGCCATTAAGTTCATCAACTCAAG GGATAAACCTCTATCTCTGTACATCTTCTCAGAGAAGAAGGAAGActccaaattatttttaaagaataccTCAAGTGGTAGCGTCTGTGTCAATGATACAATTATGCAAATTGGAG ttgaaAGTCTGCCTTTTGGCGGCATTGGTATGAGTGGAATGGGATTCtatcatggaaaattttccttcgatACATTCTCCCACATGAAGTCGTGCCTCGTGAAGAATTTCAATCCAATTGGCGAGAAATTGGCTTC AGGAAGGTACCCACCGTATTCTGAGAGCAAAACCCAATTTTTGGCCTCACTTATGCGCAAAAGACGTGGAATTCCAACAAAATATCTCTCCCATTTATTTGCATTCGGCTTGGGAGTTGCTGTTGTAATCCTAACAAATGCATTATTGAAGGTAAATGCTAGGAATAGAGCTTCGTGGAATATGCTggtaaaaatacaaaatgcttTTAACTTATTCTTCCAGAGATCCCACaactaa